From the genome of Polyangiaceae bacterium, one region includes:
- a CDS encoding VTT domain-containing protein yields the protein MDTLREILYRLRDVLPWGNIEALLTWGGYPVLMAIIFAETGLLIGFFLPGDSLLVTTGVLINAEQINPFGVSTFANLLLMNVVLSVMAIIGDTVGYSIGYKAGPKIFTREQSLFFRKDYLVATQKFYEKHGGKTIVLARFMPFARTFAPVVAGVGQMSYKRFLSYNIFGGIGWVASMTFLGYYLGKVLGAKQIEKVVILIIVISVLPPIIGAIRAHRAAKKNDSEKPAV from the coding sequence GTGGACACACTACGCGAGATACTCTACCGCCTGCGTGACGTACTTCCGTGGGGCAACATCGAAGCGCTCCTTACGTGGGGTGGCTATCCAGTCCTGATGGCAATCATTTTTGCCGAAACTGGGCTGTTGATCGGCTTTTTCCTGCCCGGCGACTCGCTGCTCGTCACGACGGGCGTGCTCATCAATGCCGAACAAATCAATCCATTCGGAGTGTCCACATTTGCCAATCTCTTGCTGATGAACGTCGTGCTTTCCGTCATGGCCATCATTGGCGATACGGTGGGATATTCGATTGGATACAAGGCAGGCCCGAAAATCTTTACGCGCGAGCAAAGCCTGTTCTTCCGGAAAGATTATCTCGTCGCCACGCAAAAGTTTTACGAAAAGCATGGCGGCAAAACCATCGTTCTTGCGCGCTTCATGCCCTTCGCTCGGACGTTTGCCCCCGTCGTCGCCGGTGTTGGGCAAATGAGTTACAAGAGGTTTCTCTCGTACAACATTTTCGGCGGAATCGGCTGGGTCGCGTCGATGACGTTTCTCGGCTATTACCTCGGCAAAGTGCTCGGGGCGAAGCAAATCGAAAAGGTCGTCATTTTGATCATCGTCATTTCGGTATTGCCGCCCATCATCGGTGCCATTCGCGCCCATCGCGCGGCGAAAAAGAATGACAGCGAAAAGCCGGCGGTTTGA
- a CDS encoding OmpA family protein, which translates to MQLRTLAACTLAATIVLGCGYSEEEWQAQLDKYNKLLAEKNDEASKAKARQAALEEELRGEQARAEELRKKLEAAGFDMKKLNEDLQNAATRVSSLSSTLEEREKALAEYKARAKQLEQIKARFEMLRKKLDELTKLGLAVNIRKNRMVISLPGDVLFDSGRETLKKEGQEILTKVAGIINADASLKGRDYQVAGHTDSKPLAGGIFRDNWGLSLMRAREVLLFLVSEKGGQLPIERWSAAGFGDTDPIAPNDTDEGRQKNRRCDLIVVPSVEEMLDLKAITN; encoded by the coding sequence ATGCAGTTGCGAACATTGGCCGCATGCACCCTTGCAGCCACGATCGTGCTCGGGTGCGGCTACTCCGAAGAGGAGTGGCAGGCGCAGCTCGACAAGTACAATAAGCTTTTGGCCGAGAAGAACGACGAAGCCTCGAAGGCGAAGGCGCGGCAAGCGGCGCTCGAAGAGGAGCTTCGTGGCGAGCAGGCGAGGGCCGAAGAGCTGAGGAAGAAGCTCGAGGCCGCGGGCTTCGACATGAAGAAGCTGAACGAGGATCTGCAGAACGCAGCGACTCGCGTGTCGTCACTCAGCTCGACGCTCGAAGAGCGTGAGAAGGCGCTGGCCGAGTACAAGGCGCGCGCCAAGCAGCTCGAGCAGATCAAGGCTCGATTCGAAATGCTTCGCAAGAAGCTCGACGAGCTCACCAAGCTGGGTTTGGCGGTGAACATTCGCAAGAACCGCATGGTCATTTCGCTCCCCGGCGACGTGCTCTTCGACTCGGGCCGTGAAACGCTCAAGAAAGAGGGCCAGGAGATCCTCACGAAGGTTGCAGGGATCATCAACGCGGACGCGTCGCTCAAGGGACGCGACTACCAAGTCGCCGGACACACGGACTCGAAGCCTCTTGCAGGCGGCATTTTCCGCGACAACTGGGGTTTGTCCCTCATGCGTGCGCGCGAAGTGCTTCTCTTCCTCGTGAGTGAGAAGGGCGGGCAACTGCCCATCGAGCGCTGGAGTGCTGCTGGGTTTGGCGACACCGATCCGATCGCTCCGAACGACACCGACGAAGGTCGACAGAAGAACCGTCGTTGTGACTTGATCGTCGTGCCCAGCGTCGAAGAAATGCTGGACCTCAAAGCCATCACGAACTGA
- a CDS encoding branched-chain amino acid transaminase has translation MVDKLKKIWMDGEFVDWEKANVHILTHSLHYGLGAFEGIRGYRRADGQTAIFRLTEHIDRLYDTCRLIAIKPTFTKEQVINACKDIMRANDMTDGYIRPLIYMGEGPMGVYAHDNPVRTAIIAWHWGAYLGKGATENGIRVKISSFARHHINVGLAKAKMMGQYTNSSLAKREAKVAGYNEAVLLDPNGYVGEGTGENIFIVRRGRLLTPPPSASILEGITRDTILTLAREEGIPTSEEMISRDQLYLADEAFFTGTAAEVTPIREVDDRPIGDGVVGPITRKLQARYFDIVRGSDDSHPEWLSHVSLPSRA, from the coding sequence ATGGTCGACAAGTTGAAGAAGATCTGGATGGACGGAGAGTTCGTCGACTGGGAAAAAGCGAACGTCCACATCCTCACGCACTCGCTGCACTACGGACTCGGAGCGTTCGAAGGCATTCGTGGCTATCGCCGAGCGGACGGACAAACGGCGATCTTCCGACTCACCGAACACATCGATCGCCTCTACGACACGTGCAGGCTCATCGCCATCAAGCCGACGTTCACCAAAGAGCAGGTGATAAACGCATGCAAAGATATTATGCGTGCAAACGATATGACGGATGGCTACATCCGGCCGCTCATCTACATGGGTGAAGGTCCCATGGGCGTGTATGCCCACGACAACCCCGTACGCACGGCGATCATCGCGTGGCACTGGGGCGCGTACCTTGGCAAAGGTGCGACCGAGAACGGCATCCGCGTGAAGATTTCTTCATTTGCCAGGCACCACATCAACGTCGGCCTCGCCAAGGCGAAGATGATGGGCCAGTACACCAACTCGTCCCTCGCCAAACGCGAAGCCAAGGTCGCCGGCTACAACGAAGCCGTGCTGCTCGATCCCAACGGTTACGTCGGCGAAGGAACCGGCGAAAACATCTTCATCGTCCGCAGAGGTCGACTGCTGACGCCGCCTCCGTCCGCGTCGATCCTCGAAGGCATCACGCGCGACACGATCCTCACGCTCGCGCGCGAAGAAGGCATCCCGACGTCCGAAGAGATGATCTCGCGCGACCAGCTTTACTTGGCCGACGAGGCGTTTTTCACGGGAACGGCGGCCGAGGTCACGCCGATCCGCGAGGTCGATGATCGACCCATCGGTGATGGGGTCGTCGGGCCGATCACGCGCAAGCTGCAGGCGCGGTACTTCGACATCGTGAGGGGCTCCGACGACTCGCATCCCGAGTGGCTCTCGCACGTGTCGCTCCCTAGCCGCGCGTGA
- a CDS encoding Smr/MutS family protein: MGTKPRTQRTETKKKKANPTSADSPFFRPFAALAAKKARSEKAPTKVPEKPPASPPEEASMVGTTEAETFAIFMAGVRSLDGQRATRVPVSSEKIEPRKIVPATDPDADARTALQMLVADGARFEVVDDGERIEGRRIDVDPREVRRLRRGAYTVDGRLDLHGMTAGEARRQVESFVRKRRSDGDRVIALIVGRGNHSPRGIGVLRGEIAAWLSQGPVAHHIAAFASAPEDEGGPGVVLALLAR; this comes from the coding sequence ATGGGGACCAAGCCGCGTACGCAGCGGACGGAGACCAAGAAGAAAAAGGCGAATCCGACGTCGGCGGATAGCCCGTTCTTCCGCCCCTTCGCAGCGCTTGCCGCGAAAAAGGCGCGCAGCGAAAAGGCTCCCACCAAGGTCCCCGAGAAGCCGCCCGCGAGCCCGCCGGAGGAAGCCTCCATGGTTGGCACGACGGAGGCCGAGACATTTGCCATCTTCATGGCTGGGGTTCGTTCCCTCGACGGGCAGCGAGCTACGCGTGTTCCAGTCTCTTCCGAAAAAATCGAACCTCGAAAAATTGTCCCCGCCACGGACCCAGATGCAGACGCTCGCACGGCGCTGCAGATGCTCGTTGCCGATGGTGCGCGCTTCGAAGTCGTCGACGATGGTGAACGTATCGAGGGGCGGCGCATCGACGTCGACCCTCGTGAAGTTCGGCGACTACGACGCGGCGCGTATACCGTCGATGGACGTCTCGACTTGCATGGAATGACGGCTGGTGAAGCGCGGCGCCAAGTGGAATCGTTCGTACGCAAACGACGCAGCGACGGGGATCGAGTGATTGCGCTCATCGTCGGCCGTGGGAACCATTCGCCTCGCGGAATTGGCGTTTTGCGCGGGGAAATTGCGGCTTGGTTGAGCCAGGGACCCGTTGCTCATCACATCGCAGCGTTCGCATCCGCGCCCGAAGACGAAGGTGGCCCAGGTGTGGTACTGGCGCTCTTGGCACGATGA
- a CDS encoding NUDIX hydrolase, whose product MPLPPVQRLSAAIVGRHGIFDIVRHEIEGSEGPRVYITLAMLDWVSIAAVTTDNRFVLVRQHRHGISEVTLETAGGFVDEGETPQLAARRELREETGYSLREIQSLGAVHPNTAMQNNRCHIFLARGVEASGPPAPDEDEYIEPVLLDARAVRRALDDGMITNALSIVTLERALARLGVKSF is encoded by the coding sequence ATGCCCCTTCCCCCTGTCCAACGGCTCTCGGCGGCGATCGTGGGTCGACACGGCATCTTCGACATCGTTCGTCACGAAATCGAGGGTTCCGAAGGGCCGCGCGTGTACATCACGCTCGCGATGCTCGATTGGGTGTCGATCGCTGCGGTGACCACCGACAACCGCTTCGTCCTCGTGCGGCAGCATCGACACGGCATCAGCGAAGTCACGCTCGAAACGGCGGGAGGCTTCGTCGACGAAGGCGAAACGCCGCAGCTTGCCGCGCGCCGTGAGCTTCGTGAAGAGACCGGGTATTCGCTGCGCGAAATCCAGTCGCTCGGCGCGGTCCATCCGAACACCGCGATGCAGAACAATCGGTGTCACATCTTCCTCGCTCGCGGCGTCGAAGCCTCCGGCCCGCCTGCTCCAGACGAAGACGAGTACATCGAGCCCGTCCTGCTCGATGCGAGAGCCGTGCGCCGAGCGCTCGACGACGGCATGATCACGAATGCGCTCTCCATCGTGACGCTCGAGCGCGCGCTTGCCCGCCTGGGCGTCAAATCGTTTTGA
- a CDS encoding response regulator, whose translation MKPHVLVVDDSLTVRMDLRGALNAAGFDVTVCDTRRAAVELLDNRNFSALVLDIMLPDGDGVEILQRVRANPHSSSLPVIVLSSEADVRDRVRGLTMGADEYVGKPYNIAYFIGRLRELCRRTRNSAPPPPSIVGSRRILAVDDSPTFLAHLARSLREDGHDVVLARSGHEALDMLAAQTIDCVILDLQMPHVDGIETVRMIRQTPGRESTPTLMLTASENPEDQRNATAAGVDDFLRKTVALDIVRAKIRNLLRQKYADLPHVDAQNSNKSAINRTSVHDRTANVVTANQRSASSNASKRSKEDVKSPANHFSALFIAVAAAMGLEADPARESLARTLSRMGVDPRCMSEADLSRALPALEDTLAMFCPVEDAAARSRALAALAARARRSGS comes from the coding sequence TACGTATGGATCTGCGAGGGGCACTGAACGCCGCAGGATTCGACGTTACGGTATGTGACACCAGACGCGCCGCCGTGGAGCTGCTCGACAATCGAAATTTCTCTGCCCTGGTGCTCGACATCATGCTGCCCGATGGCGACGGAGTGGAAATCCTTCAGCGAGTACGGGCAAACCCTCATTCGTCATCGCTGCCCGTCATCGTGTTGTCCTCGGAAGCCGATGTCCGTGATCGGGTTCGTGGTTTGACCATGGGAGCTGACGAATACGTCGGCAAACCCTACAACATTGCCTATTTCATTGGCCGCCTGCGCGAACTTTGTCGTCGCACCCGCAACAGCGCACCGCCTCCTCCGTCGATCGTGGGAAGTCGACGAATTCTCGCAGTCGATGACTCCCCTACGTTCCTCGCTCACCTCGCGCGCAGCCTTCGTGAAGATGGCCATGACGTCGTGCTGGCTCGATCGGGCCACGAAGCTCTCGATATGCTTGCAGCTCAAACGATTGATTGCGTGATCCTCGACCTGCAAATGCCCCATGTCGACGGCATCGAAACCGTGCGCATGATCCGGCAAACCCCAGGCCGAGAATCGACCCCGACCCTCATGCTCACGGCCAGCGAAAATCCCGAAGATCAACGCAACGCCACCGCTGCCGGCGTCGATGATTTTCTCCGTAAAACCGTTGCCCTGGACATCGTACGCGCGAAAATTCGCAACCTGCTTCGTCAAAAATACGCGGACTTGCCGCATGTCGATGCGCAGAACTCGAACAAATCCGCCATCAATCGCACGTCGGTCCACGACCGGACCGCAAACGTCGTGACTGCAAATCAACGCTCGGCTTCGTCGAACGCATCGAAGCGATCGAAGGAGGACGTCAAGTCGCCTGCGAACCACTTCAGTGCATTGTTCATCGCGGTTGCCGCGGCCATGGGCCTCGAAGCCGACCCTGCTCGCGAGTCACTGGCGAGAACGCTCAGCCGCATGGGCGTCGACCCTCGATGCATGAGCGAGGCCGACTTGTCCCGTGCGCTGCCCGCTCTCGAAGACACGCTTGCGATGTTCTGTCCCGTCGAAGATGCTGCAGCGCGCTCGCGCGCACTCGCCGCGCTCGCAGCACGCGCTCGTCGCAGCGGCAGCTAA